GCCATCGATGAACTTGCCGCCGTTGATGTCGAGCCGGATGTCATCGGCCACGCGCCGCCAGAGGGCGACTCCACCGCTCTTGTCGAGACTCTTTTCGCCTGTCATTCTTGCTTCACAATACCAGCCTATCAGGGGCTTTGCAGCATATAGTTGTCTAGTGAAATAGACAAGTGGAGGGCCGAGTGGCCGAAGCGAGTTTGAAGAGCGAACGCGACGCCGAGCGGCAGCGGGTGATGGCGGCCCTGGCCGCGGCGCCGACGCGCGCATTGGCGCAGATTTGGGATGCATGGGCCGACAAGCCCGAGACGCAGCGCGTGCGTGGGCCGGAGACCGGCCTCGTGATGGTGCGCGGACGGACAGGCGGCGGCGGTTCCCCGTTCAATCTGGGTGAAGCGACGGTGACGCGCGCGACTGTGCGGCTTTCGACTGGCGAGATCGGGCATTCCTATGCGCTCGGGCGCGACGGCGAGAAGGCCGTGGTTGCGGCTACGCTCGATGCGCTCTGGCAGACCGGGGCGCGGCAGCGCGTGATGGATGCGGTGGTGGCGCTGGAGCAGGCGGCTTTGGACGCCGACGAACAGCGCCGGGCCGAGACGGCGGCGACGCGCGTCAATTTTTTCACCATGGTGCGCGGAGAGGATTGATGGACAATCTTGTGCTCGATGGCGGGTTCGCGGACCTCGTCAAGGATTCCCAGTCGGTGTTCCGCACAGTGATGGATGCGCTCTCGCGTCCGGGCCTGAAGCAGCCGATCCACGTGGATGCGGCCCCGCCCGCACCGCTGTCGCCGGAAGTTGCGGCGATTGCGCTGACGCTGGCCGATCACGACAGCCCGGTATGGCTGGACGAGACGCTGGCGGCGTCCGAGGCGGTTGTCGCGTGGCTCAAGTTCCATACCGGCGCGCCGATCGTCAGCGATCCGCGCGAGGCGGACTTCGCGCTGGTGACGGGGTGGGCGACGCTGCCCAAGCTCGATGCGTTCGGCATCGGTACCGATGAGTATCCCGATCGGTCCACGACGGTGGTGCTTGCCGTGGAAGGGTTCGACGGCGCGGACCGTACGATCACCGGCCCCGGCATCAAGGATACCGGGACGCTGACCATCGCCGGGATCACCGGGGATTTCATCGCGCAATGGGCGCTCAACCGGGAGCTGTTCCCGTGCGGCGTGGATGTGGTGTTCGCGGGCGCCGGCCAGGTGGTCGGGCTGCCGCGGACGACGCGGATCGTGGAGGCTTAAATGTACGTTGCCGTTAAGGGTGGCGAAGCCGCCATTGCCAATGCCCACAAGCTCCTGGCCGATCGCCGCCGTGGTGACCGTTCGGTGCCGGCGCTGCGGATCGACCAGATCGTGGAACAACTCGGGCTGGCCGTCGACCGCGCCATGGGCGAGGGTTCGCTCTATGACCGTGAACTCGCCGCACTCGCCATCATGCAGGCGCGTGGCGACCTGATCGAGGCGATCTTCCTCGTGCGCGCCTATCGCACGACGTTGCCGCGCTTCGGCTATTCCAACCCCATCGATACCAGCGCCATGCTGGTCGAGCGCCGCGTTTCGGCGACGTTCAAGGACCTGCCCGGCGGGCAGGTGCTGGGGCCGACCTTCGACTATACGCATCGCCTGCTCGATCCCGAGCTGGCTGTTGGCGCCGATGTGGCCGAGCCGGACTTGCAGGATGCCGGTGACCCGGCCATGCCGCGCGTCACGGACCTGCTGGCCCATGAAGGGCTGGTGGAGCCCGATACCGGGTTCGGCAATGAAGGGGCGGAAGATCGCGAGATCGGCGATTTGACCCGCGAGCCGCTGCAATTCCCGCTCGACCGCGACCTGCGCTTGCAGGCGCTGGCGCGGGGCGACGAAGGGTTCCTGCTGGCGCTCGGCTACTCGACGCAGCGCGGCTATGGCCGCACGCACCCGTTCGTCGGCGAAATCCGCATCGGCGAGGTCGAGGTGGAGCTGGAGGTGGCCGAACTCGGTTTTCCGCTCAAGCTCGGGCGCATCCGCGTCACCGAGTGCCAGATGGTCAACCAGTTCAAAGGCTCAGCCAATGTGCCGCCGCAGTTCACCCGCGGCTATGGG
The sequence above is a segment of the Paradevosia shaoguanensis genome. Coding sequences within it:
- the phnG gene encoding phosphonate C-P lyase system protein PhnG, whose amino-acid sequence is MAALAAAPTRALAQIWDAWADKPETQRVRGPETGLVMVRGRTGGGGSPFNLGEATVTRATVRLSTGEIGHSYALGRDGEKAVVAATLDALWQTGARQRVMDAVVALEQAALDADEQRRAETAATRVNFFTMVRGED
- the phnH gene encoding phosphonate C-P lyase system protein PhnH — its product is MDNLVLDGGFADLVKDSQSVFRTVMDALSRPGLKQPIHVDAAPPAPLSPEVAAIALTLADHDSPVWLDETLAASEAVVAWLKFHTGAPIVSDPREADFALVTGWATLPKLDAFGIGTDEYPDRSTTVVLAVEGFDGADRTITGPGIKDTGTLTIAGITGDFIAQWALNRELFPCGVDVVFAGAGQVVGLPRTTRIVEA
- a CDS encoding carbon-phosphorus lyase complex subunit PhnI, encoding MYVAVKGGEAAIANAHKLLADRRRGDRSVPALRIDQIVEQLGLAVDRAMGEGSLYDRELAALAIMQARGDLIEAIFLVRAYRTTLPRFGYSNPIDTSAMLVERRVSATFKDLPGGQVLGPTFDYTHRLLDPELAVGADVAEPDLQDAGDPAMPRVTDLLAHEGLVEPDTGFGNEGAEDREIGDLTREPLQFPLDRDLRLQALARGDEGFLLALGYSTQRGYGRTHPFVGEIRIGEVEVELEVAELGFPLKLGRIRVTECQMVNQFKGSANVPPQFTRGYGLVFGQAERKAMAMSLCDRALRARELDEDIVAPAQDEEFVISHSDNVQATGFVEHLKLPHYVDFQAELDLIRRLRAEHDARVAQDEMQEAAE